From Verrucomicrobia bacterium S94, the proteins below share one genomic window:
- a CDS encoding DNA-binding protein VF530: MSNEELQNSPLHGLSTEAMLTELVEFYGWRTLDAAIELKCFRIQPTIASALAFLKKAEWARNRVEEFYLHVYKVMPKGSPEQMALKPRERGFPLGIKPGKPRPLNPEEIRTLQAERGAQAPPGKRAPKRPPRSAPWVEPDDEEPTESSFKSKFSNSPFKK; this comes from the coding sequence ATGTCTAATGAAGAGTTGCAGAACAGTCCGCTGCACGGTTTGTCGACCGAGGCCATGCTGACGGAGCTGGTTGAATTTTATGGGTGGCGTACACTGGATGCCGCGATTGAGCTGAAATGTTTCCGAATTCAGCCGACGATTGCGAGTGCTCTGGCCTTCCTGAAAAAGGCGGAATGGGCGCGGAACCGGGTGGAGGAATTTTATCTTCATGTCTACAAAGTCATGCCGAAAGGCAGTCCGGAACAGATGGCGCTGAAACCGCGTGAGCGCGGTTTTCCCCTTGGCATAAAACCCGGAAAACCGCGGCCGTTGAATCCGGAAGAAATCAGAACCCTGCAGGCCGAGCGCGGAGCACAGGCTCCGCCGGGAAAACGGGCCCCCAAACGGCCGCCGCGCAGTGCACCCTGGGTGGAGCCGGATGATGAAGAGCCGACCGAGAGCTCTTTTAAATCAAAGTTTTCCAATTCGCCCTTCAAAAAATAG